In Chryseobacterium lactis, a single genomic region encodes these proteins:
- a CDS encoding MBL fold metallo-hydrolase — MKLYPIQCGKFKLDGGAMFGVVPKSLWEKTNPADEKNLIELGTRSLLIEDGKKLILVDCGLGNKQDDKFFGHYSLWGDDNLDKNLKKYGFVKEDITDVFLTHLHFDHCGGAIEWNDDKTGYRPAFKNAHFWTNENHWQWATEPNAREKASFLKENILPMQESGQLNYLPLPTTGNYGFAPDLKMDVIFVDGHTEKQMLPVIQYQEKTIVFAADLIPTAGHINPVYVMGYDTRPLLTMEEKGKFLKQCIDNEYLLFFEHDAHHELASLKMTEKGVRLDETFSFNDVFGY; from the coding sequence ATGAAGTTATATCCAATACAATGTGGAAAATTTAAGCTGGACGGCGGCGCAATGTTCGGAGTCGTCCCAAAGAGTCTGTGGGAAAAAACGAACCCGGCAGACGAAAAAAATCTAATCGAATTGGGAACCCGTTCCCTTCTCATTGAAGACGGCAAAAAACTAATTCTAGTTGATTGTGGTCTTGGCAACAAACAAGATGATAAATTCTTTGGCCACTACTCTCTTTGGGGAGATGATAACCTGGATAAGAATTTAAAAAAATATGGTTTTGTAAAGGAGGATATCACCGATGTATTCCTTACTCATCTACACTTTGACCACTGTGGTGGCGCTATTGAATGGAATGATGACAAAACAGGTTATAGACCGGCCTTTAAGAATGCACATTTCTGGACAAATGAAAATCACTGGCAGTGGGCAACAGAGCCTAATGCAAGAGAGAAAGCAAGCTTCCTGAAGGAAAACATTCTTCCTATGCAGGAAAGCGGACAATTAAACTATTTGCCTCTTCCTACCACCGGAAATTACGGATTCGCCCCTGATTTGAAAATGGACGTCATCTTTGTGGATGGGCATACAGAAAAACAAATGCTTCCTGTTATCCAATATCAGGAAAAAACGATTGTTTTTGCAGCAGACCTTATTCCAACGGCAGGACATATTAACCCTGTCTATGTAATGGGATATGACACGAGACCTCTTTTAACAATGGAAGAAAAAGGAAAATTCCTGAAGCAATGTATTGATAATGAATATCTGTTGTTTTTCGAACATGATGCTCATCATGAGCTGGCAAGTCTTAAGATGACGGAAAAAGGAGTAAGACTGGATGAGACGTTTAGTTTTAACGATGTATTTGGATATTAA
- the coaE gene encoding dephospho-CoA kinase (Dephospho-CoA kinase (CoaE) performs the final step in coenzyme A biosynthesis.), giving the protein MEELHSEVQQPEPEPAPKIIGLTGGIGSGKTTVARFIEEFGFPVYYSDDRSKTIVNENEELKLKIKELLGEASYDENGLYNRKFVADKVFNNRDLLHQLNEIIHPAVRIDFENWLKGQTKYLVFKETALLFELKLNRQCYKSLLVTAEDNIRIKRVMDRDHKTYREVEAVMEKQMPERDKIKMADCIIYNNTNLEELKEQTEKVIFNIE; this is encoded by the coding sequence ATGGAAGAGTTACATTCAGAAGTACAACAGCCGGAACCTGAGCCGGCGCCCAAGATCATAGGTTTAACAGGAGGAATAGGTTCAGGAAAAACGACTGTAGCGCGTTTTATTGAAGAGTTTGGATTCCCTGTCTATTATTCTGATGACAGATCAAAAACGATTGTCAACGAAAATGAAGAGCTAAAATTAAAGATTAAAGAATTATTGGGTGAAGCATCTTATGATGAAAATGGTCTATACAACAGAAAATTTGTAGCCGATAAAGTTTTCAACAACAGAGATTTACTTCATCAACTTAATGAAATTATCCATCCCGCAGTACGGATAGATTTTGAAAACTGGTTGAAAGGGCAAACCAAATACCTGGTTTTTAAAGAAACAGCATTATTATTTGAATTAAAACTTAACAGACAATGTTATAAATCTCTTTTGGTCACTGCTGAAGATAACATCAGAATCAAAAGAGTGATGGACAGAGACCACAAAACCTATCGTGAAGTGGAAGCTGTTATGGAAAAACAAATGCCGGAAAGAGATAAGATTAAAATGGCAGATTGTATCATTTATAACAACACCAATCTGGAAGAGCTGAAGGAACAGACTGAAAAGGTCATTTTTAATATTGAATAA